In Candidatus Eisenbacteria bacterium, the following are encoded in one genomic region:
- a CDS encoding glycoside hydrolase family 57 protein, with the protein MSAKTVHLAIVWHMHQPMYKDPRTGVYVLPWVRLHASKDYADMVRVLRKFPDVRVTFNLVPSLMEQIEEYARNEAKDYFLEISRKAPESMFNAEKLFLLKNFFPGHMKKVADRYPYYYRLYRKTVSLQEALARKEGLAKFTAQDFLDLQALFNLVWLDPSYLQDPDLAGIASKASGFKPEERDAILAKQLAVTANVLPAYREALSRGQIELSCSAYYHPILPLLCDVSVAREAMPDAALPKSQIKWPEDALAQLTQATSYYERLFGSAPRGLWPSEGGVSEKTLGLARKAGFEWAAADEDILARAKDVARGGKREVRSFLYAPYRFDTPSGPISVVFRDKVLSDLIGFTYMNWTTKAAVGDFMLRLARVAERWQEPDPLVTVILDGENCWEFYENDGQDFLELLYERLSSEPGIKTTTISEYLERFPASRKLEAVPAGSWIDSNFRIWVGHVEDNIAWDLLADARNALNDYAQCHASLEESEPVKAAWREIYIAEGSDWFWWYGDDNTSAFDLQFDALFRSHLIKVYELLGLEVPSQLYSPVIGAAGTKPHAMAAPPAGFLKPSIDGKITDYYEWQLGGYCDLSKSGGSMRQALSVVRALYYGFDLNNLYVRVDTTTKPDSQEFSEITLVFEVAAPVRVRIKVRLGPDGRAEPRVSVEKRVDSTWEAIPASVRWALADIVEFAIPFADAGLSPGRRVDAVLLVFREGMVIESWPAQEKLAFLVPSDDFESSIWTA; encoded by the coding sequence ATGTCAGCTAAGACTGTCCATCTTGCCATTGTGTGGCATATGCATCAACCGATGTACAAGGACCCCAGAACCGGTGTCTACGTCCTTCCCTGGGTCCGACTTCACGCGTCAAAGGACTACGCTGACATGGTGCGCGTGCTCCGGAAGTTTCCCGACGTGCGAGTGACGTTCAACCTTGTTCCCTCTCTCATGGAACAGATTGAAGAGTACGCTCGCAACGAAGCAAAGGATTACTTCCTCGAAATCTCGAGGAAGGCCCCCGAGTCCATGTTCAACGCCGAGAAACTCTTTCTCCTCAAGAACTTCTTCCCGGGACACATGAAGAAGGTGGCGGATCGATATCCTTATTACTACAGGCTCTATCGCAAGACCGTCTCCCTGCAGGAAGCGCTGGCGCGAAAAGAGGGATTGGCAAAATTCACGGCACAGGATTTTCTTGACCTGCAGGCTCTGTTCAATCTTGTGTGGCTGGATCCTTCGTATCTTCAAGATCCCGACTTGGCCGGTATAGCTTCGAAGGCTTCCGGCTTCAAGCCCGAGGAAAGGGACGCCATCCTTGCCAAGCAGCTTGCCGTCACGGCGAACGTGCTGCCGGCGTATCGAGAGGCTCTCTCGAGGGGCCAGATTGAACTCTCGTGTTCTGCCTACTATCATCCGATACTGCCTCTCTTGTGCGACGTCTCGGTTGCGCGTGAGGCCATGCCCGACGCGGCGCTCCCGAAGTCCCAGATCAAGTGGCCTGAGGACGCTCTCGCGCAGCTAACGCAGGCCACGAGTTACTATGAACGGCTATTCGGCAGTGCGCCTCGGGGTCTCTGGCCGTCGGAGGGAGGCGTGAGCGAGAAAACACTCGGACTGGCCAGGAAGGCGGGTTTCGAGTGGGCCGCAGCGGACGAGGACATCCTGGCGAGGGCCAAGGACGTGGCGAGAGGCGGAAAACGCGAGGTCAGGAGTTTCCTGTACGCACCTTACCGGTTCGACACACCGTCGGGTCCAATATCCGTGGTGTTCCGCGACAAGGTCCTCTCCGACTTGATCGGCTTCACTTACATGAACTGGACCACAAAGGCGGCAGTGGGGGACTTCATGCTGCGCCTGGCGCGCGTTGCCGAACGCTGGCAGGAACCCGATCCGCTCGTCACGGTCATACTGGACGGTGAGAACTGCTGGGAGTTTTACGAGAACGACGGGCAGGACTTTCTTGAGCTCTTGTACGAAAGGCTCTCTTCCGAGCCCGGCATCAAGACGACCACAATAAGTGAATACCTCGAACGCTTCCCGGCCTCCAGGAAATTGGAGGCCGTGCCGGCAGGTTCGTGGATTGACAGCAACTTCAGGATATGGGTAGGGCACGTCGAAGACAATATCGCGTGGGATCTTCTGGCGGACGCCCGCAACGCTCTGAACGATTACGCGCAGTGTCATGCGAGTCTTGAAGAAAGTGAGCCGGTAAAGGCTGCGTGGCGGGAAATCTACATCGCGGAAGGAAGCGACTGGTTCTGGTGGTACGGGGACGACAATACGTCGGCATTCGATCTCCAGTTTGACGCGCTTTTCAGGAGCCATCTGATAAAGGTCTACGAATTGCTCGGTCTTGAAGTGCCTTCTCAGCTTTATTCTCCCGTGATCGGAGCGGCCGGCACAAAGCCCCACGCCATGGCGGCGCCGCCTGCGGGGTTTCTGAAGCCTAGCATCGACGGAAAGATCACGGACTACTACGAGTGGCAGTTGGGCGGATACTGCGACCTCTCCAAGAGCGGCGGCAGCATGCGTCAGGCACTCAGCGTCGTGCGGGCGCTCTATTACGGCTTCGACCTGAACAACCTCTACGTCAGGGTGGACACGACCACGAAACCCGATTCACAGGAGTTTTCTGAAATAACTCTCGTGTTTGAGGTGGCGGCGCCCGTGAGGGTGAGGATCAAAGTGCGACTCGGCCCCGATGGACGCGCAGAGCCTCGCGTTTCGGTTGAAAAGAGAGTCGATTCCACGTGGGAGGCTATTCCGGCGTCCGTAAGATGGGCACTTGCGGACATAGTCGAATTTGCGATACCCTTCGCAGACGCAGGGCTTTCCCCGGGCAGGAGAGTGGATGCAGTCTTGCTCGTGTTCAGAGAAGGCATGGTGATAGAAAGCTGGCCGGCCCAGGAGAAGCTTGCCTTCCTGGTTCCGTCTGATGACTTTGAGAGTAGTATATGGACTGCGTGA
- a CDS encoding sigma-54 dependent transcriptional regulator translates to MPESILVVDDQETTRHFLSKALADEGYSVSTAENGEGALALIVGETPDLVLLDLKLPDMTGLDVLKKVREGGDETCVIIMTAYGDVEVAVSAMRAGACDFVVKPVNLEQLSLLVKRELERHSLERELIHRRRVAGEKFSREYVMGESRSIKRVYEISVQVAKSDTTSVLIEGESGTGKELVAHYIHEMSARWDKPFLDINCAAIPTELLESELFGHEKGAFTDARYQKQGLLEVANGGTLFLDEVGEMGLPIQVKLLRVLERMTFKRVGGTKDLTVSVRIISATNRDLDKSVRDGKFREDLYYRLKVLPICVPPLRERVEDILPLAKHFMNHFNQIFHKSFRRISPEAERTILEYDWPGNIRQLKNLFERIILLESGETIEARHVQLTGGKLAVGALTSLDLIQGILSGSEIPREGLQLERLVEDIEKALIVRASEVCGWNQTKAAELLGIKRDKLRYRIKLYGLREEEPAQVESR, encoded by the coding sequence ATGCCTGAATCGATTCTCGTGGTTGACGATCAGGAAACGACAAGACATTTCCTGAGCAAGGCTCTTGCCGACGAGGGCTACTCCGTTTCTACCGCGGAGAATGGAGAGGGAGCGCTTGCGCTGATAGTGGGGGAAACTCCCGACCTGGTTCTCTTGGACCTGAAGCTACCGGACATGACGGGACTCGACGTGCTGAAGAAGGTGCGCGAGGGCGGGGACGAGACTTGCGTGATCATAATGACCGCTTACGGCGACGTTGAAGTTGCGGTGTCGGCCATGAGGGCTGGCGCGTGCGATTTCGTCGTGAAGCCCGTGAACCTTGAGCAACTGAGCCTGCTGGTGAAACGTGAACTGGAGAGACACTCTCTGGAGAGAGAGCTGATCCACAGGAGAAGAGTTGCGGGCGAGAAATTCTCGCGAGAGTACGTGATGGGTGAGAGCCGGAGCATAAAGCGCGTCTACGAAATCTCCGTGCAGGTGGCCAAGAGCGACACCACGAGCGTGCTCATCGAGGGTGAAAGCGGTACGGGCAAGGAGTTGGTGGCGCACTACATTCACGAAATGAGCGCGAGATGGGACAAACCCTTTCTCGACATAAACTGCGCGGCAATCCCGACGGAATTGCTCGAGAGCGAACTCTTCGGACACGAAAAGGGCGCGTTCACGGACGCGCGTTACCAGAAGCAGGGACTTCTCGAGGTGGCAAACGGAGGGACGTTGTTTCTGGACGAAGTCGGAGAAATGGGGCTGCCCATTCAGGTCAAGCTCTTGAGAGTGCTCGAGAGGATGACGTTCAAGAGGGTGGGGGGAACCAAGGATCTCACTGTGAGCGTGAGAATAATATCTGCCACGAACAGGGATCTTGATAAGTCGGTAAGGGATGGCAAGTTCAGAGAGGACCTCTACTACAGGCTCAAGGTGCTGCCCATATGCGTTCCGCCTTTGAGGGAGAGAGTTGAAGACATTCTGCCTCTGGCCAAGCACTTCATGAATCACTTTAACCAGATCTTTCACAAGAGCTTTCGGCGCATCTCGCCCGAAGCCGAGAGAACGATCCTCGAGTACGACTGGCCCGGTAACATCAGGCAGTTGAAAAACCTGTTCGAGAGGATTATACTGCTCGAGTCAGGTGAAACAATTGAAGCCAGACATGTCCAGCTCACCGGCGGAAAGCTCGCGGTAGGTGCGCTGACGTCGTTGGATCTGATTCAGGGCATTCTTTCCGGCAGCGAGATACCCAGGGAGGGTCTCCAGTTAGAGCGGCTAGTGGAAGACATAGAGAAGGCGCTCATAGTGAGAGCTTCGGAAGTCTGCGGATGGAATCAAACAAAGGCAGCAGAGCTTCTTGGGATAAAGCGGGACAAGTTGCGCTACAGGATCAAACTGTACGGTCTCAGGGAGGAGGAGCCCGCCCAAGTCGAAAGTCGCTAG
- a CDS encoding tetratricopeptide repeat protein, whose product MPKKRHRITRREMREDSLVTFSLKAADFVKRNARVLAIVALIAAASIIVVFMMTRDRAKAESEAEVLLAQANKELWRGNSPEAVSLYDELLDRYAGTKSGKKGLLFKGDALLDAGKYDEAMDSYEKFLAKERKDELLRSSAKKGIATVLEDKGEFAKAAEVHTALGLKLEGNDAAQELMSAARCYTAASMYGQAIELYEKVISRHPDYWGVEQAKVYLEELRTKLKLAGLSSSPEGKGAVPQSTK is encoded by the coding sequence TTGCCCAAGAAAAGACACAGGATAACACGCAGGGAGATGAGAGAGGATTCTCTCGTGACGTTCTCTCTCAAGGCGGCTGACTTCGTGAAGAGAAACGCCAGGGTTCTCGCGATCGTCGCCCTCATCGCGGCGGCCTCGATCATAGTAGTCTTCATGATGACGCGCGACAGAGCAAAGGCCGAGTCTGAAGCGGAAGTGTTGCTTGCACAGGCCAACAAGGAACTCTGGAGGGGAAACTCGCCCGAGGCCGTTAGCCTCTACGACGAGCTGCTTGACAGATACGCCGGGACCAAGAGCGGCAAGAAAGGTCTCTTGTTCAAAGGCGATGCTCTGCTGGATGCCGGCAAGTACGACGAAGCCATGGACAGCTACGAGAAATTTCTGGCGAAGGAAAGGAAGGACGAGCTTCTTCGTTCCTCGGCAAAGAAGGGAATCGCCACGGTCCTCGAAGACAAGGGTGAGTTCGCAAAGGCTGCCGAGGTGCACACCGCACTTGGCCTGAAACTCGAGGGAAACGACGCGGCCCAGGAGCTCATGAGCGCTGCACGCTGCTACACTGCGGCCTCCATGTATGGACAGGCGATAGAGCTCTACGAGAAGGTAATCTCGCGGCACCCCGACTACTGGGGTGTGGAACAGGCCAAGGTCTATCTTGAGGAGCTGCGCACCAAGCTCAAGCTGGCCGGGCTCAGCTCGAGCCCGGAAGGGAAGGGTGCCGTCCCGCAGAGTACAAAATAG
- the trxB gene encoding thioredoxin-disulfide reductase, producing the protein MSTNYEMLIIGAGPAGMTAGLYASRARVRVCCFERLSPGGQAALTARVENYPGIEDPISGIELCRRMEKQARSFGLEIVSQEVESVSLAGGEIVVEGGVGSLRSAALIVASGARSAELGVPGEREFFGKGVSYCATCDGPLFKDQEVAVLGGGDSALDEALFLTRFCRKVYLVHRRDEFRAVKLLVERVVGNEKIELVKHSVVERIVGSEGVEAVEVRDLNSGVVRRIAVSGVFLYVGLYPNTEFLRGAVRCDERGYVVTDEDMGTSVRGIFAAGDVRRKSLRQISTAVGDGAVAAMSAVRYLENREPRQA; encoded by the coding sequence ATGTCCACTAACTATGAAATGCTAATCATTGGCGCCGGACCCGCAGGTATGACTGCGGGACTGTACGCGTCCCGAGCCAGAGTCCGTGTTTGCTGCTTCGAGAGGCTCTCTCCCGGAGGCCAGGCGGCGCTCACTGCCAGGGTGGAGAATTACCCGGGAATTGAAGATCCGATTTCGGGAATTGAGCTCTGCCGGCGCATGGAGAAGCAGGCACGCTCCTTCGGGCTCGAGATCGTGAGTCAAGAAGTGGAGAGCGTGTCGTTGGCGGGGGGCGAGATCGTCGTGGAAGGCGGGGTCGGATCGCTGCGGTCGGCGGCTCTGATAGTCGCTTCGGGAGCGAGGTCGGCGGAACTTGGAGTCCCGGGAGAGCGAGAGTTTTTCGGTAAGGGGGTGTCATACTGCGCCACGTGCGACGGCCCTTTGTTCAAGGACCAGGAAGTAGCAGTTTTGGGAGGTGGCGACTCCGCACTTGACGAAGCGCTCTTTCTCACAAGATTTTGCAGGAAAGTGTACCTGGTGCACAGGAGGGATGAGTTCAGAGCGGTCAAGTTGCTCGTGGAGCGTGTCGTGGGCAACGAGAAAATAGAGTTGGTCAAGCATTCGGTGGTGGAGAGGATAGTCGGCTCGGAGGGCGTGGAGGCCGTCGAAGTGAGAGACCTGAATAGCGGCGTAGTGAGACGAATAGCCGTCTCCGGTGTATTTCTTTACGTGGGCCTTTATCCCAACACAGAGTTCCTGCGCGGTGCCGTCAGATGCGACGAGAGAGGCTATGTGGTCACCGACGAGGACATGGGGACGTCGGTCCGAGGTATCTTTGCCGCCGGAGACGTTAGGCGTAAGAGTCTGCGGCAGATATCGACCGCGGTTGGTGACGGTGCGGTGGCTGCGATGTCTGCCGTGAGGTACCTGGAGAATCGAGAGCCCAGGCAAGCCTAG
- a CDS encoding LptE family protein, whose amino-acid sequence MLASLAHLSCGYTASANLPGHIKTVAIPLFKNETLEYGIEEEITKAVIEKFVSDNRLRVVGEKEASSLLLGTVRSYKNSVFSYSSGEVAQEYEVTIRVSVEFQDVSKGKIIWKDDSLTSSARYFAVDMAGQKAQTEQEGRAPAIEFLGKDILTRTVEGW is encoded by the coding sequence GTGCTTGCTTCACTCGCCCATCTTTCCTGCGGTTACACCGCCTCCGCCAATCTTCCCGGTCACATAAAAACAGTCGCAATTCCTCTCTTCAAGAATGAGACTTTGGAATACGGAATCGAGGAAGAGATCACCAAGGCCGTAATAGAGAAATTTGTGAGCGACAACCGCCTGCGCGTTGTCGGGGAGAAAGAGGCGTCCTCGTTGCTCCTCGGCACCGTGAGGAGTTACAAGAATAGCGTCTTTTCGTATTCGTCCGGCGAGGTGGCGCAGGAGTACGAAGTCACGATCAGGGTTTCTGTCGAGTTTCAGGACGTGTCGAAGGGCAAGATCATATGGAAGGACGACTCGCTCACTAGCAGCGCGCGCTATTTTGCAGTGGACATGGCCGGTCAGAAGGCCCAGACCGAGCAGGAGGGAAGGGCTCCCGCAATTGAGTTTCTCGGGAAAGACATCCTGACCAGGACGGTGGAGGGCTGGTGA
- a CDS encoding thioredoxin family protein, which produces MKNRLFLTMVLLAIATSTRVFAATGGIDWMYDYSTGLERARIERKPVMIDFYTLWCHYCKVLDAKTYTDPSVIGSAKDFVCLKINAERERQLARQFRISAYPIIVFLSRDGIEIKRIYGYVTAAVLDAALDGILNDKGTLDARAEKHKKNPGDVEMGYLYADELMAKGQFKEATKILEKIVRDPSQKRKADATLNLAVCRFKQGSYESAVSELAKFSSRFKSSERIDEAQLFYGLSLLASGQRGKGVDVLKRLQERASAKWVGQEALRQLTLAREGKG; this is translated from the coding sequence TTGAAGAATCGTTTGTTTCTGACGATGGTTCTTCTCGCGATTGCCACATCGACCCGGGTTTTCGCCGCTACCGGCGGAATAGACTGGATGTATGATTACTCGACGGGTCTTGAACGCGCGAGAATCGAACGGAAACCGGTGATGATAGACTTCTACACCCTGTGGTGCCACTACTGCAAGGTGCTTGACGCCAAGACGTACACCGACCCAAGCGTCATCGGGTCGGCCAAGGATTTTGTCTGCCTCAAGATCAATGCCGAAAGAGAAAGGCAACTGGCCCGCCAGTTCAGAATCAGCGCCTATCCCATTATTGTTTTTCTTTCGAGAGACGGAATCGAGATAAAGAGAATCTACGGTTACGTGACGGCCGCGGTGCTGGACGCCGCCCTTGACGGCATCCTCAATGACAAGGGAACGCTTGACGCACGCGCCGAGAAACACAAGAAGAACCCCGGTGACGTTGAGATGGGCTACTTGTACGCCGACGAACTGATGGCGAAGGGTCAGTTTAAGGAGGCCACGAAGATACTCGAGAAAATAGTAAGAGACCCAAGTCAAAAGAGGAAGGCCGACGCCACGTTGAATCTTGCGGTTTGTCGTTTCAAGCAAGGCAGCTACGAGTCGGCTGTGAGCGAGTTGGCGAAGTTCTCGAGCCGCTTCAAGAGTAGTGAACGGATTGACGAAGCGCAACTCTTCTACGGTCTTTCCCTCTTGGCCTCGGGTCAAAGGGGAAAGGGCGTCGATGTACTGAAGAGGCTGCAGGAGAGGGCTTCGGCCAAGTGGGTCGGGCAGGAGGCTCTGCGTCAATTAACGCTTGCGCGTGAGGGAAAGGGGTAA
- the leuS gene encoding leucine--tRNA ligase, producing MSSYDFERIEARWRHYWDEIGLFKAKFDNSKQKFYCLDMFPYPSGELHAGHGRNYILGDSVARMKIMQGYDVLRPMGWDAFGLPAENAAIERSIHPADWTRTNIRAMKSQFEQWGTGFDWSREVRTCEPGYYKWTHWLFLELYRAGLAYKAEAAANWCPKCGTVLANEQVIGGACERCETEVTQRKLAQWFFKITAYAQELLDGLDELTEWPDKVKLMQRNWIGRSEGVDIDFPLESGGKISCFTTRHDTIYGATYMVLAPEHGLLDRVLGSTHDDELRSFVEKVREQNLARRWEPAKEKLGVFTGLYATNPMTGARIPIWIANYVVVEYGTGAVMAVPAHDQRDFEFAHKYGLDVKEVIVPSGKDRPEKLSEAYEEDGMLVESGQFSRLPSDEARDRIASYMEDKGIGRRAVRFRLRDWLVSRQRYWGTPIPVVYCEKCSVVPVPESDLPVILPEDVKFEPDGKSPLLKRSDFLKATCPKCGGPARRETDTLDTFVDSSWYYLRYPTPRDATHPFSRELVNRWLPVDLYIGGVEHAILHLMYSRFITKALRDAGRLDFGEPFRRLFTQGMICMNGAKMSKSKGNVVSNEDLIGRYGADTARLYTLFIGPPDRDVEWTERGVEGAHRFLGRLWSLVMNYYASEGKRKPGGAPTPGSVALRRKVHQTIKKVSLDLQTFHQNTAVSALMELSNAVTVYIRGEASERQDDVVDEAMRALVVLLSPMTPHIAEELWLKLPASARVRGAKPGGWLAPAGAAPGSVFLQPWPEWDEDALTEETYLLVVQVNGKVRARLTLAAGTPRDEIETAAKQDPKVSQHLKDKDIKETFHVQGKLLNIVTR from the coding sequence ATGAGTAGCTACGACTTTGAAAGAATAGAAGCCAGGTGGCGGCACTACTGGGACGAGATCGGGCTTTTCAAGGCAAAGTTCGACAATTCGAAACAGAAATTCTACTGTTTGGACATGTTTCCATATCCGTCGGGCGAGCTCCATGCGGGTCACGGCAGAAATTACATCCTGGGCGACTCGGTTGCCAGGATGAAGATCATGCAGGGGTACGACGTCCTCAGGCCAATGGGCTGGGACGCGTTCGGACTGCCTGCCGAGAACGCCGCAATCGAGAGGAGCATTCACCCCGCGGACTGGACCCGGACCAACATTAGGGCGATGAAGAGCCAATTCGAGCAGTGGGGCACGGGTTTTGACTGGAGCAGGGAGGTCAGGACGTGCGAACCAGGCTACTACAAGTGGACGCACTGGCTCTTCCTGGAGCTCTACAGGGCGGGGTTGGCTTACAAGGCGGAGGCTGCTGCAAACTGGTGTCCCAAGTGCGGCACGGTGCTGGCCAACGAACAAGTAATTGGCGGCGCGTGCGAACGATGCGAGACTGAGGTCACTCAGAGGAAACTCGCGCAGTGGTTCTTCAAGATCACTGCGTACGCTCAAGAACTTCTTGACGGGCTGGATGAGCTCACCGAATGGCCGGACAAGGTGAAGCTCATGCAGCGCAACTGGATCGGCAGAAGCGAAGGCGTGGACATAGACTTCCCGCTGGAGTCCGGCGGGAAGATAAGCTGCTTCACGACAAGACACGACACGATCTACGGCGCCACATACATGGTTCTTGCTCCCGAGCACGGGCTACTCGACCGGGTGCTGGGTAGCACGCACGACGATGAGCTCAGGAGTTTCGTCGAGAAGGTAAGAGAGCAGAACCTGGCGCGACGATGGGAACCCGCCAAGGAAAAGTTGGGCGTCTTCACCGGACTCTATGCCACGAATCCCATGACCGGGGCAAGAATTCCGATCTGGATCGCGAACTACGTCGTCGTGGAATATGGAACGGGCGCCGTCATGGCCGTTCCGGCTCACGACCAAAGGGATTTTGAGTTCGCACACAAATATGGTCTCGACGTGAAGGAAGTGATCGTACCGAGCGGCAAAGACCGGCCTGAGAAGCTCTCTGAGGCCTACGAAGAGGATGGAATGCTCGTAGAATCCGGGCAGTTCTCTCGGCTTCCGAGCGACGAGGCGCGTGACAGGATAGCCTCGTACATGGAGGACAAGGGGATTGGCCGGAGAGCAGTGCGCTTCAGGCTCAGAGATTGGCTCGTGTCGCGTCAACGATATTGGGGGACGCCCATACCCGTCGTCTATTGCGAGAAATGTTCCGTGGTGCCGGTGCCCGAATCGGACTTGCCGGTGATTCTACCCGAGGACGTGAAGTTCGAGCCGGACGGAAAGTCGCCGCTTTTGAAGAGGAGCGATTTTCTCAAGGCGACGTGCCCCAAGTGCGGCGGACCTGCCCGCAGGGAAACCGACACGCTCGATACTTTCGTAGATTCGAGTTGGTACTATCTGCGCTATCCGACACCCCGGGATGCGACACATCCCTTCAGTCGAGAACTGGTCAACCGCTGGCTGCCCGTGGACCTCTACATCGGCGGGGTCGAGCACGCCATCCTGCACCTCATGTACTCTCGATTCATCACGAAGGCCTTGAGGGACGCAGGGCGACTCGATTTTGGCGAGCCGTTCAGGCGCCTTTTTACGCAGGGCATGATCTGCATGAACGGCGCGAAAATGTCCAAGTCAAAGGGCAACGTCGTGAGCAACGAGGATCTTATTGGACGTTACGGCGCGGATACGGCAAGGCTTTACACTCTCTTCATCGGCCCTCCCGACAGGGACGTGGAATGGACGGAGAGGGGAGTCGAAGGCGCCCACCGGTTCCTGGGGAGGCTATGGAGCCTCGTCATGAACTACTACGCCTCCGAAGGCAAGAGAAAACCCGGCGGTGCCCCCACCCCCGGTTCCGTGGCGCTCAGGCGAAAGGTCCACCAAACCATAAAGAAGGTGTCGCTTGACCTTCAGACGTTCCATCAAAACACGGCCGTAAGTGCTTTAATGGAACTGAGTAATGCCGTAACCGTTTACATTCGAGGCGAAGCCTCCGAGAGGCAGGATGACGTCGTAGACGAGGCCATGCGAGCCCTCGTCGTCCTGCTTTCGCCCATGACTCCTCACATTGCCGAGGAGCTCTGGCTAAAGCTGCCCGCATCAGCCCGCGTTAGGGGCGCAAAACCAGGCGGCTGGCTGGCGCCCGCAGGAGCCGCGCCCGGGAGCGTCTTCCTCCAGCCGTGGCCCGAATGGGACGAGGACGCCTTGACTGAGGAGACCTACCTGCTGGTCGTCCAAGTGAACGGAAAGGTGCGCGCCAGGCTCACGCTGGCCGCGGGGACGCCCAGAGACGAAATCGAGACGGCTGCGAAGCAGGATCCCAAGGTCTCCCAGCACCTGAAGGACAAGGACATAAAGGAAACCTTCCACGTCCAGGGTAAACTACTCAACATAGTGACAAGATGA
- the trxA gene encoding thioredoxin, translating into MAEVKPLEVTESNFESEVLKSITPVMVDFWAEWCGPCRMIAASVEEIAQQYAGRVKVCKVNVDENQSLASRYSIRSIPSLLIFKGGIVANQVIGAVPKGELEKRLDAVLKG; encoded by the coding sequence ATGGCAGAAGTCAAGCCGCTGGAAGTGACCGAATCGAATTTCGAAAGTGAAGTACTCAAGTCAATCACTCCGGTCATGGTTGACTTCTGGGCTGAGTGGTGCGGGCCGTGTAGGATGATCGCCGCCTCTGTCGAAGAAATCGCTCAGCAGTACGCCGGCAGAGTAAAGGTCTGCAAGGTCAATGTAGATGAAAATCAATCCCTGGCGTCGAGATACAGCATTAGAAGCATCCCTTCACTCTTGATCTTCAAGGGCGGGATCGTGGCGAACCAAGTGATAGGAGCCGTTCCGAAAGGTGAACTTGAGAAGAGACTCGATGCCGTTCTCAAGGGTTGA